The Aliidiomarina minuta nucleotide sequence CAATAAATTCCTCAGGTTGCAGTAGTTGCTCACCTTTCTGCCAACGCAATAAGACTTCGTAACCTTCGATGTGATTGTTTCCCAGTCCGTAAATCGGTTGATACCAAAGCAGAAAGTCGTGATCTACCTGGGCATGCCGTAAAGCGGTTTCCTGATGAATAGCGGCTACCAGACCTTTGCGAATAGTATCGTCAAAAATAACATAACGCCCGCGCCCTTCGCTCTTAGCTTCATACATAGCAGCATCTGCATCGCGTAAAAGGCGATCAACAGACTCATTAATATCGCGACTGACCGCGATGCCAATACTAGCGCCAGAAAAGTGCTGCTGATCATCCAGAACAAAAGGTTCTTTCATCATTGTAATAATGCGTTCCGCAACTTCTTTTGCATCATTAACATCTTCCATGTGGTCGAGCAGAATCACAAACTCATCACCACCAATACGCGCAATCAGATCGATATCGCGTACAGCGCTCCGTAGCCGCTGGCTGACCTCAAGCAAAAACTGGTCGCCTGCTGAGTGCCCCAGCGTGTCGTTAATATTTTTAAAACGGTCAAGATCAATGAAAAGCACACCGAAGTCTGTCTTGGGATAACGTCTTTTATACGCAATAGCCTGTTTAACCCGATCCGTAAACATGGCCCGGTTAGGTAAGCCTGTCAGATTATCGTGATGCGCATCATAATAAAGTTTTTCTTCTATTTTCTTACGTCGTTCGATTTCGTCGACCAGCTCTTCCGTTCGTTCAGTAATCCGTTTTTCCAGGAAAACATTAGCCCGCGCCAGCTTCTCCGCTGAACGCCGACGTTCAATAGCAACGGCCACGTGCTGTGACACGAAATTAAGCAATTCCAGGTCTTCACGCTGATAACGCTGATCACTATCGTAGCTCTGTACCGCTAACACCCCAAATACATCATCGTTAATAATTAAAGGCGAGCCTAACCACTGTCTCGCCAGGGCACCATTTCCTGCGCCTACCACGATCTCGCCACGACGAACCAGGCTTTCGCGTTCCGCACCACCGATCATGATTGGCGCACCATGGCGTAGTACGTATTCTGTCATGCCTTTACGTAGTCGCCGCTGTTTAGCTACATGATCATGCTCATCAATATAATAAGGGAAATAAACTTGCTGACCATTTTCCGTCATTAGGGCTACATAGAAATTGTCGGCGTTCAGAAGTTTATTGATCTGAGTATGCAACTCACTATAGAAGCTTTTCATGTCTTCAGAGCTATTGGTCAACTCTGAAATAGCAAAAAGCACAGAAGTCTGTAGCTCAGCTTTTTCCCGCACTGTGATTTCTTTTAACAGATCTTCAT carries:
- a CDS encoding EAL domain-containing protein: MTTELAPAESAQAELSRQHKVIERLKILTSKYRQAEVVQKALFRISELASSASDMNQLYASVHSIIGELMAANNFYICLYDGQQELVDFPYFVDEFDTHETITQVPAKQLMRGVTGYILRTGEPLLCTKETFKELEASGEIGKMGSLPVDWLGAPLLAGDQVIGAMVVQSYQEEVRYSDSDLELLMFVSQHVVNALERFKQRELMSAEIERQTAELRITNEDLLKEITVREKAELQTSVLFAISELTNSSEDMKSFYSELHTQINKLLNADNFYVALMTENGQQVYFPYYIDEHDHVAKQRRLRKGMTEYVLRHGAPIMIGGAERESLVRRGEIVVGAGNGALARQWLGSPLIINDDVFGVLAVQSYDSDQRYQREDLELLNFVSQHVAVAIERRRSAEKLARANVFLEKRITERTEELVDEIERRKKIEEKLYYDAHHDNLTGLPNRAMFTDRVKQAIAYKRRYPKTDFGVLFIDLDRFKNINDTLGHSAGDQFLLEVSQRLRSAVRDIDLIARIGGDEFVILLDHMEDVNDAKEVAERIITMMKEPFVLDDQQHFSGASIGIAVSRDINESVDRLLRDADAAMYEAKSEGRGRYVIFDDTIRKGLVAAIHQETALRHAQVDHDFLLWYQPIYGLGNNHIEGYEVLLRWQKGEQLLQPEEFIELAERSGAIVEIDQWVLKECCQLILQLQEKEQENCPIHINLSTQHLLSLRHLKAIEDIIKEYDIDPTLLVFEFDEQSLLRKEGKRLLTSLRRLSERGIKLALDDFGRGSGPLQFIYNYPFDIIKLDRNFVKQTARKERARAMVRHVVTLCEELSIKLTAEGIESKILLKQLRHLGVHHGQGNLFCSAEKIELLKARLIA